In Dysidea avara chromosome 3, odDysAvar1.4, whole genome shotgun sequence, a single window of DNA contains:
- the LOC136248554 gene encoding uncharacterized protein translates to MDILCTLVPSAVVRRRLIFVSAALPKEYPLYWETVVKFATGDNPDVLEESFKRKLQIALQNLRTIYPAAFISDRELAEELVHMQKRDGSGELGVVLISDKSSCFQCGNSLRLRSDRPSQVTIYSESVGTTVGMHYHKLCKNPKCKVVQHYGYVTSGLKSGAQYDDNWADLPYFVSSQETVFETEFLKKMDSELLIGQLSYNQKADIYNHYQCYDSFKKRNTKLDSKKKSKTFQSDEVLLTSETCKSNRTPLDRRRLENAHLRFAVLRIQRSFPEVFSDTTIKPDIHYTLKEINPKLCLAFKQRYSAHRCLYPGCGYVLVIDGNMKNHRDICFAKNSGHIEFMNLPGQIKTGCINTPAYKSRYCADHTSLSGASNEQPLKVITAKKTTRAGIYYQVLCVGPNDKVTWEPESNVTKEMVEDYKRHEDDNEDDNKEADDQSKDHSAKRRRTDTEDETVMTQGKLMDNDMKEDKLKCNTEKDKNMRLNHRTAGVLATMWPCGIITSLNELYCSESIGLVYGYLYDMYNTFPDVCSTIKFICYDDGCHLRKYARNSQRNEVSSAAAALAKIEIVIDKLHMRGHVDKWCAENCDPNNFEELNDVDTEVCEQTFSWMSAFGKMTKRMNQHVYTFFLTYICHLHNAKELIKLKSSSYM, encoded by the exons ATGGATATACTGTGTACACTAGTTCCAAGTGCTGTTGTACGTAGACGGTTAATTTTCGTGTCTGCTGCTTTACCAAAGGAGTATCCTCTTTATTGGGAGACGGTGGTTAAGTTCGCTACAGGTGACAACCCAGATGTCTTGGAAGAGAGTTTTAAAAGGAAGCTACAAATAGCCTTGCAAAATCTCAGGACCATTTATCCTGCTGCATTTATATCTGACAGAGAGCTCGCAGAGGAACTGGTGCACATGCAAAAGCGCGACGGAAGCGGAGAGTTGGGCGTGGTTTTGATTTCCGATAAATCTTCGTGTTTCCAGTGTGGCAACAGTCTTAGACTAAGGTCTGATCGTCCTAGCCAAGTCACGATTTATTCTGAATCAGTGGGTACTACTGTTGGAATGCACTACCATAAGTTGTGCAAAAATCCCAAATGTAAAGTTGTACAACACTATGGCTATGTAACTAGTGGGCTGAAATCTGGTGCACAGTATGATGATAATTGGGCAGACCTCCCATACTTCGTTTCCTCACAAGAGACGGTATTTGAGACAGAATTTTTGAAGAAGATGGACTCAGAGCTTTTAATTGGGCAATTATCATACAACCAAAAGGCCGACATTTACAACCATTACCAATGCTATGACAGCTTCAAGAAGCGCAACACCAAATTAGATAGTAAAAAGAAGAGTAAAACTTTTCAAAGTGATGAGGTGCTTCTTACAAGTGAAACATGTAAAAG CAACAGAACACCACTTGATAGAAGGAGGCTGGAAAATGCGCATTTGCGGTTTGCGGTACTTCGTATCCAGAGAAGTTTTCCGGAGGTGTTTAGTGATACAACAATCAAACCAGACATACACTATACCCTGAAAGAAATTAACCCAAAGCTCTGTTTAGCTTTTAAACAAAGATACTCAG CTCACAGGTGCTTATATCCAGGCTGTGGATATGTGCTAGTGATTGACGGAAATATGAAAAACCACAGAGACATATGCTTTGCAAAGAATTCAGGGCACATTGAGTTTATGAATCTTCCTGGTCAGATAAAGACTGGTTGTATTAATACACCAGCTTACAAAAGCCGCTACTGTGCTGATCATACTTCATTGTCAGGGGCATCAAATGAACAGCCACTTAAAGTCATTACAGCCAAGAAGACCACACGTGCTGGAATATATTATCAG GTTTTATGTGTTGGACCAAATGATAAAGTTACTTGGGAACCAGAATCTAATGTTACTAAAGAAATGGTGGAGGACTATAAACGACATGAAGATGATAATGAAGATGACAATAAAGAAGCTGATGATCAAAGCAAAGATCATAGTGCCAAAAGAAGACGCACTGATACAGAGGATGAAACAGTAATGACACAAGG GAAACTCATGGATAATGATATGAAGGAAGATAAGTTGAAGTGCAATACTGAGAAGGATAAGAACATGCGTTTGAATCACAGAACAGcag GTGTACTTGCAACAATGTGGCCGTGTGGAATCATAACATCACTTAATGAACTGTATTGTTCTGAGTCAATTGGGCTTGTATATGGATACTTGTAtgacatgtacaatacattccCTGATGTCTGCTCCACTATAA AGTTTATATGTTATGATGATGGATGTCACTTGAGAAAGTATGCCAGAAACTCCCAACGTAATGAAGTGTCTTCAGCTGCTGCTGCACTGGCTAAGATAGAGATTGTAATAGATAAGCTACACATGAGAGGACATGTTGACAAGTGGTGTGCTGAAAATTGTGATCCGAACAATTTTGAAGAGCTTAATGAT GTGGACACAGAAGTGTGTGAGCAGACGTTTTCATGGATGTCAGCTTTTGGAAAGATGACAAAGAGAATGAACCAACATGTATACACATTCTTCCTAACTTACATTTGCCATTTACACAACGCCAAAGAGTTGATCAAGTTAAAATCATCTAGCTATATGTAG
- the LOC136251296 gene encoding uncharacterized protein, producing MLLELYNGNGWSRNTVSGEANFQMPSTSLTVGGFNQPPIARSLIEIQRNAEKGLSQRFMWFFPKPICGKLRDLQPLDKIFYDQLVDLFFETWQRGNDDSDDCLTTREFIFLNEHFATKYDEIQEAVSKLAGLDDLLAGMLSKSTGQILRVAACFNVLFRIRDSTEPWPENNPEDKIIHDAIKAGCDFVDICCIHTAFMAGRSTSLSKTQELKTSDENFFLVFPGGVLILSDIINARRFKSRGKKDEAVTALTALQNDGLGTLSDLPSSKHSAHTAYQFTKAKVPDSPEGKEKFAAALMKHGVSLEEYVEAFQKPNFVHAPPSKKKRAIIEPGEQSKTKKSKEVAESDED from the exons ATGCTATTAGAGCTATATAATGGCAATGGTTGGTCAAGGAACACTG tgTCAGGTGAAGCCAACTTTCAAATGCCAAGTACAAGCTTGACAGTTGGGGGATTTAATCAGCCACCAATAGCACGAAGCCTGATTGAAATACAGCGAAACGCTGAGAAAGGACTGTCACAACGATTTATGTGGTTTTTCCCCAAGCCAATTTGTGGAAAACTTCGTGATCTGCAGCCACTGGATAAAATCTTTTATGATCAGCTTG TTGACTTGTTTTTTGAAACCTGGCAACGTGGAAATGATGACTCAGATGACTGCCTGACAACTCGTGAATTTATATTTTTAAATGAGCACTTTGCTACTAAATATGATGAAATTCAAGAGGCAGTAAGCAAGTTGGCAGGTTTAGATGATTTGCTTGCTG GCATGCTCAGCAAATCAACTGGTCAAATACTAAGAGTGGCAGCATGCTTCAATGTGTTGTTCAGGATCCGTGATTCAACTGAGCCATGGCCAGAAAACAATCCAGAAGACAAGATTATTCATGATGCTATAAAAGCCGGGTGTGATTTTGTGGACATATGCTGTATTCACACAGCATTCATGGCTGGGAGGTCAACCTCATTATCAAAAACGCAGGAACTTAAAACAAGCGATGAGAATTTTTTCCTTGTATTTCCTGGCGGTGTATTAATTTTAAGTGATATCATAAATGCAAGAAGGTTTAAGAGTAGGGGGAAAAAGGATGAGGCTGTAACTGCTTTAACAGCACTGCAAAATGATGGCTTGGGAACACTGAGTGACTTACCATCATCCAAGCATTCTGCACACACT GCATATCAATTCACTAAGGCTAAGGTGCCAGATTCACCAGAAGGTAAAGAAAAGTTTGCTGCTGCCTTGATGAAGCACGGGGTTTCACTGGAGGAATATGTAGAGGCATTTCAAAAGCCAAACTTCGTACATGCACC GCCATCAAAGAAGAAGAGGGCAATTATAGAGCCTGGTGAACAGAGCAAAACCAAAAAGTCCAAGGAGGTTGCAGAGTCAGATGAGGACTGA